The following DNA comes from Syngnathoides biaculeatus isolate LvHL_M chromosome 18, ASM1980259v1, whole genome shotgun sequence.
atttgtcgaTTTTTTGCTAACCCTGCGgcgacgcggctaatttgtcgaTTTTttgctaacggccgcaaggaggcactcaagcgaaaaaggtaagagtgggaCCGAATATATGTTccaaggaagtgagttttaccggtctggctctgttagccctgcgctagcgtCTTACTGAtatttaaccagccctgttagcgtatGGCGTTAGCGCGtgtggcggtgctagcgttagcgttagcctGGCGGTGCtagagctagcgttagcatgtcggcgctagcattagcgctagcattaaactctctgtgtaccgttttttctttgtaaatatctcgtgtttaaatgtgggcacttgcggcttttacacggctacggcgtatgtttgtaccaaatggtatttcctttacaaatggaccAGAAATGACAGTATTTACATATTTGTAGCTTTCCTCAACACTGTCCcaacttttttggaacatttggtGACTCCTAGCTCTAAAAGTAATTCAAATTCattgaatttgaaaacaaaaagtccaAAAGGTTGTTCTGGCGCCGTTCCCGGCGTGTATTATTTGGACAATTGTTGAAAATGGCTTCCCTCTCCTTGATGATGACACACGCCAGTACCTCAACACGCGTGgcggttttcatttttgtctcgtTGTTTGTCCGGCGCGAGGGCCGCGACGCCGAGCAGACGGCGGCGCACGTACCGACGGTGAAGACGAGGAAGACGATGACGGCCGCGCCCAGCAGCATGGCGAGGCAGCTGAGCAGCAGCGACGCGCGGCCGTACTTGCGCGCCGCCTCCACGTCGCCGTCGTTCAGCACCGAGCGCGACTGGCGGGGGGGCAGAGGACATGTCACAGGTCAGAGGTCGGGTGAGGGTACGTACGCGTCAGAggccaaaaatgttacaaatccCACTCcgtgttgaagtgagttgaagagTTTCATTTCGACACAAGCGGTTAGCGGACGGTCGCTTTTTTCCCCACGTGGGTTTGAACCCGCCTTCCCAAATTCGTCCACGTCGTTTTCCTTTCGCAAGTCCCGAAGCTCGTAAAACTGGAGAGGGCGCGTCAAGATCGGGAACGGGCGAAAGCTTTTGCCATTGGCGCTTAACCGAGACACCAAGAAGGGAATTTAGCGCTCACGTCAAACGTTTGCGGAAACTCACCACGCTGGCGTACCACAGGGCGCAAACGTTGAGCGGCACGCCGGGGCACAGGCACGACAGGACGGCCATCCACAGGTAGCTGGGCGGCGGCGCCGCGCCGGCGGTGGACGACGGCGGCCCGGCCCGAGACGGCGACGGGCCGCGGGGCGCGGCGGCCTCCGGCGGAGGCCCGGGGGACGGCGGGGCCGACTCCGGCGCGGCGTCCCGAGGGTGGCCGGCGCCGCCCTGCCGCTCCAGCAGCTTCTCCGTGTCGTGGGAGTCTCCGTTGGCGGGCGGTTCTCTCCGGACCGCCGCCACGCTGTCGCCGTTGACGGCCATGTTGCCCCGGATCGGGAAATGTGATCTTTGGCTCGCGAGTTCACCGATTCCGTCCGGCGCCGCGCTCGTCCATCAGTGCGAGCGCCGCGGAGGCTGCGATGCGCTCATCCCCGCGGctccacgcccccccccccccccaatgcgCGCCCCTGCGCAGCAATAAAGCGTCCCATTTATGAACGCGCTCAGTCCGAGCGGGACCGGAACTGGGACTGCGCTTAATGGACCTTTCAGGAAGGGATTCTGCTTTCAACGCTTCTCCCTCTACTAGTACACAATTTGTCAGCACTAGTGAGATGATTCAGAGCACTAGTAGCAGTGAGAAAATGTGAAGCTCAAGAAACGGTTTGGGGACTTCTCGTGCTGAGACGGATTTAGGTTCCACATTCTACtagctccactccatgtactagTAGCTACGCTCCCTGCCATTACTGCTCAGACAATTCAGCGCGATACTAGACGATCCGACTGCTTTTCAAAAGGGCATTTTTCCATATACTACTATCTCACTTGTCCGTCTTACTAGTAGCACGACGACATCTGTATCTGCACGCTACTAATACTGCCAGTGAAGCAAAGGATATTCACCAGGAGTATTTTACGTCACTAGTAGCTGTCACGTCGACTAATTTTTGCATCGCAACTAATGTAGTTGTGCTATTAATGAGAATGAAGAGTGTACTAGTGCATGGGCCTCAAACTTGACATCCTACTACTATGCTGAATAGTTACGACAAAGGAGTGTCTTACGTCACTAGTAGCTCTCACGTCGACTCATTTTTGCATCGCAACTAATGTAGTTGTGCTTATTCATGAGAATGAAGAGTGTACTAGTGCATGGGCCTCAAACTTGACATCCTACTAGTATGCTGAATAGTCCCGACAAGGAGTGTACTAGTACGTGGTCCTGAACCAGAAGCAATGCTCTTTCAGCACTTTGTGGTTGCCTGTCAAACTGTGAGCTAGTTAACATCTGCGGGCTAATAGTATTACTAGTCAAGCACTAAATGTTAACTAGAGAAATTCAATAGTGTTGCTAGTAGCAAATGTGTACTTGAATGCAGTTTTGCCTCACGAGCAACAGTGAGGACAAAGTCTACACTAGGACGTGGACCTGAAGCTCGGCATCCTATTCGTGTGATAAATAGTCTTACGAGTGATGACAAAGTGCATACTTGTACATGAACCATAAACTGGACTCTTTCAGAactttgacacacacaaaaaaaggcccATGAACTCCTACACACGTTGTCCATACTTGTAGGAGAACTACTGCACATGTTCCTCGTGAGGCGAAACTGTGCACTCTGTGACATCAGTGCACTAGTATCGTGAAGCAAAGATGTTACCTTCGAGAAATGTACGTCGTCGCTACTAGTACTGCATGACATTTGGTGGCCAGTATAGGTGGTACACAGATGTCAActacagtggagtttttgtttcattaacGATATGTCATCCTACTACTCATGTGCAAATATTCAGTGCGGACAAAAAGTGGGTACTAGTAGCAGGAAATGAAACATGCAATTTCTTGGGATACTAGTTGCACTTTAACACTAAAAccactcccccccgcccccactttccgtcacttttacatttcaaattgattcACGGTCACTTGGTGACGTCATCCGGGCGGCAGGCCCCCCGTGGTGACGCCACGTTCAACCGGAAGTCACGTGCATTTTAAAGTGGATAATCGGTGATAATGGAAAGCAATGCGCGCAGTCATCAATTATTGAACTGATCAGAATGTTCTTAATAGAATCAAGCAGGCAACAacgtgggggtgggtgggagtTTATTTCAGTCGGTTGGTGTGACTACAACATTAATCGATCAAAAAATTATTTCTAATAACCTTGTGGAATTATTACACTGGCGACTTTTCGAAAACGCACTCCCAAGATTCGCACAGGTCAGCGGGTTTAAACAGCACCACCAAGCGGTGAAAATGGGAAAGCGCAGCATTGTCGAaagccttttcttttctttggaactccatccgtccatcccttttctcagccgcttatcctcacaagggtcgcgggagtgccgcagGCGATCCCAGccgtcgtcgggcaggaggcgggcttaCGCCcccaactggttgccggccgatCGCAAAGCagacggagacagacaacctaACTTTCCAGATTTGGAACATGAAATCATATTTGTTGGAATTTCTGATGGATGGGACGAGAACTTTCATCTTTCATCTCGATCTCACATTAAACAATAACAGGAAGCGCAGTCCAAAATAGCTGTTGACACCATTTTATGTGTAGCTCACATgcacaaatttgtttttaatgaccTAAACGATGGTGCAGTATTAAAAACGGACACAAAAGCGACATCCGATCGACTGTCGACGCCAAGGTCGCGTACGttgacccccaaaaatggcCCGATTCGCACTCCGTGACGGCGTCTCCGAATATTGAGGACGGGATGCGCCGCCGCCATCGTCGTCGTTTCGCGGGCCCGCAGAACTGACCAGAACGGTTCTTCAGCTGGCAGCTTTAGAAAGCGGCACCGACATAAAGCTCGCCGCTGAAAAACTGTTCTGCGCGCCAGTCGTCTCTCTCTCGCCGGCGTTGGGGAGGAGGGGGACCGACTTGCCGTCCGGCGATCCTGCGGGAAGACAAAAGACGGTCGCGATTTCACTTTTGAGCCGTGTCAAGAGTCaaatttctcaaaacaaagCCAGAAAGAATCGCGTGACATCGTGCTAAAATCACTGCACTGCTCTCCGCCCGCCCTTAATTTTACTAGTTTAGCAGTCCTTCTACACACTAGCAaagtatttccatccattttctttgccacttatcctcacgaagggtcgcgagagcctatcccagctgtcaacgggcaggaggcggggttcgccgccctgaaccggttgccggccaatcgcagggcacatagaaacgggcaaccaatcacactcacaatcacacctaggggcaatttgtgggatgtgggaggaaaccggagtgcacaccctggagaaaacccacgcaggcaacggggagaacacgcagactccacacaggcggggcggggatcgaacccggtcctcagaactgtgaggccgacgctttgaTCCACTGTTCCCCAACAGCAAAGATATTTCTAGATGTAAATATGTGTCTAGTTGCATCGCCATCTTAATATAGtccagccatcaattttctgagccgcttatcctcacgagggtcgcagtatcgccggagccaatcccaagcTAACCGGTGACCAGCCAATCAACCATTGGCACTCAagttcacacctacaggcaatttacggtcttcaatgaacctaccgtgcatgttttggaaaccgcacaggcggggctggaatttgaaccgcaatcctcacaagtgtcaggCATACACACGATCTTTATTTACATCAATACTGCCTCTTGACTTTAGATATACAATATTTACATACTTTTAGTTTTTCTTCATTCGCCCCAATGGCAGCGCAAAAATCAACGCGTTCACTTGAGAAACTGGACAGATTGACGCAACTCGTAGCCAAGTCTACAGAACCGCTCCCCCATTTTGAGGTCCCGTTTATGCCGAAGTCCAAAAGACTCACTCATGGCGACgtcctgtcaaaaaaaaaaaaaaaaaaaatgcacggaCCGAGCCCGTGTCAAGTTGTCCGGACGTTCGGCGCCACGAGCATGCAGGCCATGTTTCCGGACCTGTATGGCGAACCCAACCCCTCTGGGGACGACAAGTGGACTAAAAAGTCTCGGAACCACCGGCAGCCGACGGATCGATCGGTGTGCATCCAGTTAAACAACCACTCACGCGGGCCCGCCTTGTTCGGAACCGGCCGATAGTCGCCGATCGTCGTCCCGCTTCTGCTTCCGGCTCGG
Coding sequences within:
- the LOC133492246 gene encoding trafficking regulator of GLUT4 1-like codes for the protein SRAGPPSSTAGAAPPPSYLWMAVLSCLCPGVPLNVCALWYASVSRSVLNDGDVEAARKYGRASLLLSCLAMLLGAAVIVFLVFTVGTCAAVCSASRPSRRTNNETKMKTATRVEVLACVIIKEREAIFNNCPNNTRRERRQNNLLDFLFSNSMNLNYF